The segment GACTTCAAAGGGCTTGTTGAGGAGGAAGTACTGCAAAACGGATTAGATAAGGTGGACGGGCTAAAAGTACGGATTTAGTATTGATTGTACGTTGAAAAGGGTTTAAAGCCCATTTTCTACAAACTTCCGAAGAAACGGCGCAAAGCCCATTCTGAACAGGCTAGCCCCAGCAGCAGGAAATAAAACCAGGATTGTTCCAGCAGGTCTTTCTCTTCCTCGTGGCTACGCAGGATAGTCTTGAAGTTTGCCTTAACTAAATCCTGTTCTAGTTGGGCCAATTGAGCCGGATAATACAGCTTGGTTTCGGACCGTTCCGCAATTTGGCTCAGCAGGCTATGGTCGGCCACAGCTAAAAGTGATTCCAGGTTTTGTTCTTGTACTACAAACTCTCCGTTGTCTGTATAGTTCTGGTTTTCTACCCTCGCGGAGGCGGCGTAGCGGTAAAAACCTGCCGGTAAGCTGCCCAGTTTCAGTCCTTCGCCGCCTTGCTCGTGCCGGAATGTATGACGGGTTTGCTTTCCGCCCTCGTGGGTAAGGGTGAGCGAAACCGTCTGTCCGAAGATTTCTTCCTGTACCGCGTTGAACACATCAGCCTGCAGGTTTACTCCTTCAGAGGTTTCAAACTCATCTTTGACCGGGTACACGTGCAGGCGTTTCTGGTTTCTTCGGTTGGCCAGCAGCTGCACCACGTGCGTCATGAGCTCATCGTAAATCTGAGAGGTTCCGTGGTCTACGGCCTCAGTGAGCCGCCACTGCCAGCTGCCGTCGGTGAGGAGCACTGCAGAAGGTGTAGGGGCCGAGGGTTTGTAAACCAAAAGTGGTTTGGTAGTTCTAACGGTACCTACCTGTTGATTCAGGATCACCTCAGCGGCCGGGGCAATTCGCCAATCTCCGTAAGTGACCGGTGTAGGGGGCCAGCTTCTAATACGGGTTTGGGCAGTAGGTTCCGTAGAGAAACGTCTGAATGCGTTGTTCAGCAGTGGCTGCACCTCGTCAAATTGCGGTGAAGGGCGGCTTAACTGCACCCCAGCCTGTACAGCGTTGAAGGCATTGAAATCGGTCTGGGCGCCCAGAATATAGAAGGAGGGAACTTTGGTGCTTTTCAATCGGCGGAGCCAATCTGTTCCTACGCCACTCACGTTAGGAATCTGGTGCAGCACTGCCGCATCATAAGGTGTTTTGAAGGAAGGATTTTGGAAAGGTCCCAACACTACTTCCACGTCCAGCAGCGGATTAGAAAGCAAGGCGCTTCTTAAAGCTTTGATGTCTGGGTGCGGAGCCGCCGCAGCCACCAGAATCTTGAGTTTGCCTTTGATGACTTCAAGGTACGCGTGCCGGCGGTTGTTCAGGGCCGTGAATTCTCCGTTTACTGGTTGAATTCTTACCTCATAGTGCTTTTTGCCAGCTTGCGCGGCAGTTACCTGAAAGGTGGTTTGCAAGGCACCGCTTCTGGGTAAAGAAACCGTTTTCCGCTGAACGGTTTTGCCGTTTTCCTGCAGCAGCACATTGACGTTGGTTCCATTGAAGCCGTTATGCCGTACCCGCGCCACAATAGGGAAGGAGGTACCGGTATAGTTGATTTTGTTGTACTGCACTTCCTCCAGCACTACATCGCGCTTGGCTACTGTATCACCTAAAGCTAAAGGGTACACCGGGGCGGCATACATCTGGAAAGTAGGCGTGGGACCCTGGTTATGGATACCGTCTGAAATTAGCACGGTAGCGGCCAGGTTCTGGTCTCTGTAGGCGTTTTCCCCTTTTTCAAGAAGCGCATGTAAGTTAGTAACGGGTGCCTGGAGCGGAGTGGAGGCCAGTGAAGTGGCCGCAGAGTCGCCCTCCTGGAAAGAGGCATTTACCACCTCCAATCCCCTTTCCCGGAGCCGGTCTGCCAGTGCATCTACTCCTTGCAAGGTTCGGGTTAGGGCTTCTTTTTGGGTGAACAGACCTATGGATTGAGAGTTGTCTAAGGCTAGTACCACTTTAGGTTTTATTTCTTCCTGCCTGATGCGGCGGGTGTAAGGTTCCAAAAGTAGAAAACACACCAATGCAACCAGCAAAGCCCGCAAAGAAGCCAAAAACCACCGCAAGCCTGTAGGCCAGGGACCACCCCTGCGGTACATAAACCAGGAAACGGCAATTCCTGCCGCCAGGCAAAGCAATACATACCAAGGAGAATACGCGGTGTGAATTTGAAAGGATTGCACAAACGGTGAGTTAGGTCACAGGATCAAGTAGCAAGATAAAAGAAGTCTGCCATATATGAGCGAATAGTCCCTGGTTTACCTCTTTATTTCTTAAACTGAACGCCTACCCCTGTTATTGCCTTTCTGCGGTTTTAAGCAAGTTTTTGGAAAAGGACCCTAAAAAGGGATTGCTTTTACTATAAAAGAGAAAGCCGATGTCAGTTTTAACCAACATCGGCTTTCTATTAAATTATGTTCTAAAACTTACTACTTAGGTAAGCATACCGCCGTCTACCTGCAGGGTTTGGCCGGTTACGTAAGAAGATAAGTCTGAGGCCAGGAATACGGCTGCGTTGGCTACATCTTCCGGAGCGCCTCCGCGTTTCAACGGAATTGCTTTTCTCCACTCAGCTACAACAGCAGCGTCTAGTTCGTCGGTCATATCGGTTTCAATGAAGCCCGGCGCGATGGCGTTGCTGCGGATGTTTCTGGAGCCTAATTCCAAAGCCACTGATTTGGTAAACCCGATGATACCTGATTTAGAAGCGGCGTAGTTAGCTTGTCCGGCGTTGCCTTTGATACCAACCACACTAGTCATATTGATGATAGAACCGCTTTTTGCGCGCATCATGTGTTTGGTGGCAGCCTTGGTTAAATTGAAAACCGATTTCAGGTTAGTGTTGATGACGGCGTCCCACTGGTCTTCGCTCATGCGCATCAAAAGACCGTCTTTGGTGATACCAGCGTTGTTCACCAGTACATCCAGTTTACCGAAGTCTTTCACCACGGCTTCCACTAATTGCTCGGCCTGGGTAAAGTCAGAGGCATCTGAACGGTAGCCTTTGGCTTGAATTCCGTACTCGGCTAATTCCTGCTCCAGAGCCTGACCTTTCTCCACGCTGGAGAGGTAGGTGAAGGCCACATTGGCGCCCATTTCAGCATATTTCTTCGCGATGGCCCGGCCAATACCCTTGGAGGCGCCGGTTACTAAGGCAATTTTTCCTTCCAGTAATTTCATAATGCTTGTTTAAAGGGCCATCTGCTACAGAAGATGCTCCCCGGTTCTCAGTCCCAAATATACAAATCTGGGACGGGAGCCAAAGAAACAAGCCTAGGTTTTCAAAAACAACCTGCTTTTGACCTGTTTTCAGGCAAGGGTGGCTAAAATGGGAGGGAAGCTTACTTGCAGAAGCGTTTGATCAGGTCATTTGCTTGGGGTGAGCCCAACTCAAAAGCCCTCTGCCAATCCTGGCAGGCGCTTTTGCGGTTCTTGAGTGTGTGGTTCAGGACGCCACGGTTGTAAAAGGCCTGCACCATGTTAGGGTCAAGGGAAATGGCTCTGTCATAGTCTTCTTTGGCCGGTGTGTATTGCTTCTGGCGCATTCTTAAATTTGCCCGGTTAAGGTAGGCTACGGCATAATCATCTTGCAGGGTGATGGCCTGCGTGAAATCAGAAACTGCGCCTTTTGTGTCTTTCAGGCGGGCGCGGTTAAGGCCTCTGTTGTTGTACGCTTTGGCGTAATTGGGTTGGTGCGTGATGGCTTGGTTATAATCTTCAATGGCTTGCTTGTACTGACCACGGTTCTGCTTGATATCGCCCCGGAACTTGAAAGACTCAGCATCAGTAGGCACCAGCAGAATGGCCTGGGAGAAATCGGCGAATGCCCCGTCAAAGTCTTCCATCTCGTACTTGGCTACTCCGCGCAGACGGTAAAGGCTACCATCATCTGGTTTCTTGGCAATGGCTGCATCGTACTCGCGCACGGCGCCCGTGTAATCATTTTTGCTGGCTCGTTCCAAGCCTTCTCGGTAATGAGTTTTGGCCGTTTTACAGCCACTTACGGTTAGTGTTACCAGCAGAAAGAAAAAAGTAAGACGTACCAAATGTTGAAATTTCAGTTGCATAGGCAGGTTGTAACTTATGCTACATACTGATTTTAGGAAATATAGTTATAGGTACATATTTCAGAAGCTAATCTGAAAAGGTAATGCAAATGGGTCTTCTACCATTATTTTTAACCTCAGTAGGCTGTTTTTCATTGTATTACTTTTTGCAAAGGTTAAAAACGAAGGTGTTTGAAATCTTAAGTGCAGAAACCGGACACCTAATCTAAGATTTACCCCTGCTTCGTATGTATTAGGCAAATATTATTAGGCTAATTAGAAGTTTAAAGGCCCTTAGGAGTAGCTCAAGCTTAGGTTTTAAGGGCTTTGGTCTCTGTTAAGGGGAGTGAAACATTTACAGGCAGAAAGAGTTATAGAAAAACTTTTCCTCCGTTGAGCTAATAAAGTAGTAGTTTGCCTTGCAGTAATCCGCCCTTCATGTCATTTACGAGCCAATCACCTGATTTTTTGAGCAAACCTTCAGCAGCAGCCATCTTTAACGCTGCCCAACGCCAAGTAAGGAAAAATTTAATGAGCGGTGCCTCCCTTGCAGAAGTAATGGACACCCTTATCCTCACCCTTGAAAAGGCTTACCCAGACATTTTTCCATCGGTACTATTATTAAAGGATCAGAAGCTACGCCACCTAAGCGCCCCAAGTTTACCGGAAGCCTACTCTAAAGCAATTGATGGAACCCAGATTGGCCCATTAGCTGGTTCTTGTGGTACAGCAGCGTTCACCGGAGAGCGGGTAGTGGTGGAAAGTATAGCAGTAGATCCTAAGTGGGCAAATTATCAGGTGGCTCTGGAGCATGGCTTACATGCCTGCTGGTCGCAACCCATTCTTTCTTCCCAGGATGGAAGTGTGTTGGGTACCTTCGCGATCTATTACAAAACTGAAAGAGTGCCTTCTGAGGAGGAAATACAGCTCTTAGAACTGGCGGCTGATCTGGCGGGTACTGCCATTGAATGGGGAATGGTGCTGAAAGAGCGCCGGCAACTGGAAGAGGAATTAAAAGAATCTAACGCAGCTCTCCAGGCCCTGAACAGTGACCTGGAGAACAGAATCCAGAACAGAACTCAGGAGCTTGAAAAACAGAATTATTTAACCAAAACCATTACTAATAATGCCACGGGAGCGCTCTTCATGATGGATGCCACCGGGTATTGCACGTTCATGAACCCAGCTGCTGAAGAGATGGTGGGCTACACCTTTGAAGAAATCAGGGAGAAGCAGCTACATTACATGATTCATCATCATCGGCCAGATGGTTCCCACTATGCTTTAGAAGATTGTCCGTTAGACCGGGCTTTGCCCCAGAACTTTGACGTGCGGGCCCATGAAGATGTGTTCTTCCGCAAAGACGGTTCCTCTTTCCCGGTTTCCTGTGCGGCAAGCCCTATTTTTGACGAGAAAGGAGTACCCATCTCTACTGTGATTGAGGTGCGTGACATTACAGAAGAGAAAAAAAACCGCCAGGAGCTGATAGACACGGTAGCGCAAATGCAAACCTTGCTTTCGGCTATGCCCCAGATTGCCTTTACCGCCACCGTAAACGGGGAGTTGGATTACGTGAACGGCCACTGGCGCGAGTACACCGGATTGCCTAAAACAACTGTTTTAGGCGAACAATGGATTTCTGCGCTGCACCCCGATGATGCACATCGTGCGGCGGCAACATGGGCCCGGTCTGTTGAAACTGGCCAGGTGTATGAGATTGAATTTAGGGTGAGGCATTGGACAGGGGAGTACCGCTGGTATCTGGCCAGGGCAATTCCGTTGAAAAATGAAGAAGGGGAGGTGCTTAAGTGGTTTGGCACCGCTACCGACATTCATGAGCAAAAACTCCTAATTGACCGCTTAGCGGCAACGCAGCAGGAGTTACAGAACATGAATACCGAGCTTACCCAGAAGAACGCAGATCTGGAACGCACCAACGCCGATCTGGACAATTTTGTTTATACTGCTTCGCATGATTTGAAATCTCCGATTGCCAACCTGCAAGGGTTGGTGAAAGCCCTTCAGGAAGAGTTGCATGACTTGGGGACTGAAACAGAACCGGTAGCACCTTTGCTGCTCATGATTGAAAAAGCAATCATCAGGTTCAAGAACACCATTGATGAGCTTACCGAAATCTCTAAAATTCAGAAGCGGGTAGAAACAAGCCAGGAAATGGTGAACCTTGACGATCTGGTGGAGGAATTTAAAATAGTGAATGCTGAACAGATCTTTACCAGCCGTGCCACCATTACAACCCAAGTAACCGCGGCTCCGGCTATCTGTTTCTCTAAGAAGAACCTCCGGAGCGTACTGTACAACCTTATTAGTAACAGCATAAAATACCGGCATCCGGAC is part of the Rufibacter tibetensis genome and harbors:
- a CDS encoding PAS domain S-box protein; translated protein: MSKPSAAAIFNAAQRQVRKNLMSGASLAEVMDTLILTLEKAYPDIFPSVLLLKDQKLRHLSAPSLPEAYSKAIDGTQIGPLAGSCGTAAFTGERVVVESIAVDPKWANYQVALEHGLHACWSQPILSSQDGSVLGTFAIYYKTERVPSEEEIQLLELAADLAGTAIEWGMVLKERRQLEEELKESNAALQALNSDLENRIQNRTQELEKQNYLTKTITNNATGALFMMDATGYCTFMNPAAEEMVGYTFEEIREKQLHYMIHHHRPDGSHYALEDCPLDRALPQNFDVRAHEDVFFRKDGSSFPVSCAASPIFDEKGVPISTVIEVRDITEEKKNRQELIDTVAQMQTLLSAMPQIAFTATVNGELDYVNGHWREYTGLPKTTVLGEQWISALHPDDAHRAAATWARSVETGQVYEIEFRVRHWTGEYRWYLARAIPLKNEEGEVLKWFGTATDIHEQKLLIDRLAATQQELQNMNTELTQKNADLERTNADLDNFVYTASHDLKSPIANLQGLVKALQEELHDLGTETEPVAPLLLMIEKAIIRFKNTIDELTEISKIQKRVETSQEMVNLDDLVEEFKIVNAEQIFTSRATITTQVTAAPAICFSKKNLRSVLYNLISNSIKYRHPDRAPEVRVSTSTYGENGVSISIEDNGLGIEEHHLSQIFGMFKRVHQHVDGSGVGLYIVKRIVENAGGEISVRSKVGEGTTFEIRLPNSALCEVPVKES
- a CDS encoding vWA domain-containing protein, coding for MQSFQIHTAYSPWYVLLCLAAGIAVSWFMYRRGGPWPTGLRWFLASLRALLVALVCFLLLEPYTRRIRQEEIKPKVVLALDNSQSIGLFTQKEALTRTLQGVDALADRLRERGLEVVNASFQEGDSAATSLASTPLQAPVTNLHALLEKGENAYRDQNLAATVLISDGIHNQGPTPTFQMYAAPVYPLALGDTVAKRDVVLEEVQYNKINYTGTSFPIVARVRHNGFNGTNVNVLLQENGKTVQRKTVSLPRSGALQTTFQVTAAQAGKKHYEVRIQPVNGEFTALNNRRHAYLEVIKGKLKILVAAAAPHPDIKALRSALLSNPLLDVEVVLGPFQNPSFKTPYDAAVLHQIPNVSGVGTDWLRRLKSTKVPSFYILGAQTDFNAFNAVQAGVQLSRPSPQFDEVQPLLNNAFRRFSTEPTAQTRIRSWPPTPVTYGDWRIAPAAEVILNQQVGTVRTTKPLLVYKPSAPTPSAVLLTDGSWQWRLTEAVDHGTSQIYDELMTHVVQLLANRRNQKRLHVYPVKDEFETSEGVNLQADVFNAVQEEIFGQTVSLTLTHEGGKQTRHTFRHEQGGEGLKLGSLPAGFYRYAASARVENQNYTDNGEFVVQEQNLESLLAVADHSLLSQIAERSETKLYYPAQLAQLEQDLVKANFKTILRSHEEEKDLLEQSWFYFLLLGLACSEWALRRFFGSL
- the fabG gene encoding 3-oxoacyl-[acyl-carrier-protein] reductase translates to MKLLEGKIALVTGASKGIGRAIAKKYAEMGANVAFTYLSSVEKGQALEQELAEYGIQAKGYRSDASDFTQAEQLVEAVVKDFGKLDVLVNNAGITKDGLLMRMSEDQWDAVINTNLKSVFNLTKAATKHMMRAKSGSIINMTSVVGIKGNAGQANYAASKSGIIGFTKSVALELGSRNIRSNAIAPGFIETDMTDELDAAVVAEWRKAIPLKRGGAPEDVANAAVFLASDLSSYVTGQTLQVDGGMLT
- a CDS encoding tetratricopeptide repeat protein, with translation MQLKFQHLVRLTFFFLLVTLTVSGCKTAKTHYREGLERASKNDYTGAVREYDAAIAKKPDDGSLYRLRGVAKYEMEDFDGAFADFSQAILLVPTDAESFKFRGDIKQNRGQYKQAIEDYNQAITHQPNYAKAYNNRGLNRARLKDTKGAVSDFTQAITLQDDYAVAYLNRANLRMRQKQYTPAKEDYDRAISLDPNMVQAFYNRGVLNHTLKNRKSACQDWQRAFELGSPQANDLIKRFCK